In Nocardia terpenica, the genomic window CGACGAGCACGAGTACTTCTGCCATTTGTTCTCTCCTGAAGTCTGTTTCGGGCCTGGGGGCGGGATCAGATGATCTTCTGACCGATGAGGTACTGAGCGACCTGGTTGCCGCCCTCACCCTCGTCGACGGTCTTCTCGCCCGCCGTGCGCGGCGGCTTCGGGGTGACACCGGCGACCGCCGAGCCCGCGTTGCCCACACCGACCGTCGACGGGTCGATGCCCAGGTCGGCCAGGGTGAAGGTCTGCACTTCCTTCTTCTTGGCGGCCATGATGCCCTTGAAGGACGGGAAGCGCGGCTCGTTGATCTTCTCGGTGACCGAGACGATGGCCGGGAGGCTGGCCTCGAGCTTGAACACGCCCTCGTCGGTCTCGCGCTCGCCGGTGATCTTCTCGCCGTCGACGGCCAGCTTGCGCAGGTGGGTCAGCTGCGGGATACCCAGGTACTCAGCAATGATCGCGGGAACCGCACCCGCGCGGCCGTCGGTGGACTCGTTGCCGGCGATGACCAGCTCCACACCCTCGATCTGGCCCAGCGCACCGGCCAGGACCCACGCGGTCTGCACGGCGTCGGAGCCGTGGATCGCGTCGTCCTTGACGTGGATGGCCTTGTCGGCGCCCATGGACAGCGCCTTGCGGATGGCTTCGGTGGCACGCTCCGGACCCATCGCGAGCACGGTGACCTCGCCGCCCTGGGCCTCCTTGATCAGCAGGGCCTCTTCGACGGCACGCTCGTTGATCTCGTCCAGGATCGCGTCGGCGGCCTCCCGGTCGAGGGTGTAGTCACCGTCGGTCAGCTTGCGCTCGGACCAGGTGTCGGGAACCTGCTTGATCAGTACGACGATGTTCGGCATTGGTCTTCGTCGACCTCCTGTTCTGATGGACGTGAGGTGGGGTCGCACGATCGGGCCGTACGTCCACGAATAGCTCCTGCCGGACATTACCCTACGTTAAGTTACTCGTGGGTAACTTAGGGTGTGATGTTCTGCATGACCACTCCGGACGCCGGTGTGGTACACGCAACCGCTAACGTCGGGTGAATGAGTGAGGCCGTCTACGCCCCGTCCGCCGGGGGCTCGCCCGCGGTGGATCCGCTTCCGCTGACCGGCGAGCGGACCGTGCCGGGCATCCCGGAGGAGAACTACTGGTTCCGCCGGCACGAGATCGCCTACGCGCGACTGCTCGAGCACTGCGCGGGCCGGGTCGTGCTGGAGGCCGGTTCGGGAGAGGGCTACGGCGCCAACATGATTGCCGATGTCGCCGCCCGGGTGATCGGGCTGGACTACGACGCCGGTGCCGTCGAGCA contains:
- a CDS encoding electron transfer flavoprotein subunit beta/FixA family protein; protein product: MPNIVVLIKQVPDTWSERKLTDGDYTLDREAADAILDEINERAVEEALLIKEAQGGEVTVLAMGPERATEAIRKALSMGADKAIHVKDDAIHGSDAVQTAWVLAGALGQIEGVELVIAGNESTDGRAGAVPAIIAEYLGIPQLTHLRKLAVDGEKITGERETDEGVFKLEASLPAIVSVTEKINEPRFPSFKGIMAAKKKEVQTFTLADLGIDPSTVGVGNAGSAVAGVTPKPPRTAGEKTVDEGEGGNQVAQYLIGQKII